A section of the Streptomyces sp. NBC_01591 genome encodes:
- a CDS encoding RluA family pseudouridine synthase — translation MSTYPEVRTLPVPDGLEGERVDAAISRMFGFSRTKAAELAAAGKVQVDGSVVGKSERVRGGAWLEVEMPQAPAPVQIVAEPVEGMEIVHDDDDIVVIAKPVGVAAHPSPGWTGTTVIGGLAAAGYRISTSGAAERQGIVHRLDVGTSGLMVVAKSERAYTLLKAQFHDRVVEKKYNALVQGHPDPMSGTIDAPIGRHPNHDYKWAVTAEGKPSVTHYDLIEAYRSASLLDIKLETGRTHQIRVHMSAHRHPCVGDLTYGADPTMAKRLGLTRQWLHAVRLGFEHPSDGSWVEFTSSYPDDLQQALDRIAAESE, via the coding sequence GTGAGTACGTATCCCGAGGTCCGCACCCTGCCCGTACCCGACGGTCTGGAGGGCGAGCGTGTCGACGCCGCCATTTCCCGGATGTTCGGTTTCTCCCGCACCAAGGCCGCCGAGCTGGCTGCCGCCGGGAAGGTGCAGGTGGACGGCTCGGTGGTCGGGAAGTCCGAGCGGGTCCGGGGCGGTGCCTGGCTGGAAGTGGAGATGCCGCAGGCTCCCGCCCCGGTGCAGATCGTCGCCGAGCCCGTCGAGGGCATGGAGATCGTGCACGACGACGACGACATCGTCGTGATCGCGAAGCCGGTCGGGGTCGCCGCCCACCCGAGCCCCGGCTGGACCGGCACGACCGTCATCGGGGGTCTCGCCGCCGCCGGGTACCGGATCTCGACGTCCGGTGCCGCCGAGCGACAGGGCATCGTCCACCGCCTCGACGTCGGCACCTCCGGCCTGATGGTCGTCGCCAAGTCCGAGCGGGCCTACACCTTGCTGAAGGCGCAGTTCCACGACCGGGTCGTCGAGAAGAAGTACAACGCGCTGGTGCAGGGCCATCCGGACCCGATGAGCGGCACCATCGACGCCCCCATCGGGCGCCACCCCAACCACGACTACAAGTGGGCCGTCACGGCCGAGGGCAAGCCCTCCGTGACGCACTACGACCTCATCGAGGCATACCGCTCCGCCAGCCTCCTGGATATCAAGCTGGAGACGGGCCGCACGCACCAGATCCGGGTGCACATGTCCGCCCACCGCCACCCCTGCGTCGGTGACCTCACCTACGGCGCCGACCCGACGATGGCCAAGCGCCTCGGCCTGACCCGGCAGTGGCTGCACGCCGTCCGGCTCGGCTTCGAGCACCCGTCCGACGGCAGCTGGGTGGAGTTCACCAGCAGCTACCCGGACGACCTCCAGCAGGCCCTGGACAGGATCGCGGCGGAGAGCGAATGA
- the lspA gene encoding signal peptidase II → MAEAERIIGTPDIPDAEGTEGDEAADRAEDRGEETAPGRGKRKIMVLFAVAVFAYLIDLISKMIVVAKLEHHEPIEIIGDWLQLSVIRNAGAAFGFGEAFTIIFTFIAATVIVVIARLARKLYSLPWAIALGLLLGGALGNLTDRIFRAPGVFEGAVVDFIAPAHFAVFNLADSAIVCGGFLIVILSFKGLDPDGTVHKD, encoded by the coding sequence GTGGCAGAGGCGGAGCGCATCATCGGTACGCCGGACATCCCCGATGCTGAGGGGACCGAAGGGGACGAAGCCGCGGACCGGGCCGAGGACCGGGGCGAGGAGACCGCCCCGGGCAGGGGCAAGCGGAAGATCATGGTGCTCTTCGCCGTGGCCGTGTTCGCCTACCTCATCGACCTGATCAGCAAGATGATCGTGGTCGCGAAGCTGGAGCACCACGAGCCGATCGAGATCATCGGCGACTGGCTGCAGCTCAGCGTGATCCGCAACGCCGGTGCCGCGTTCGGTTTCGGTGAGGCGTTCACCATCATCTTCACGTTCATCGCGGCGACCGTCATCGTCGTGATCGCCCGACTCGCGCGCAAGCTCTACAGCCTGCCGTGGGCCATCGCGCTCGGGCTGCTGCTCGGCGGTGCGCTCGGCAACCTCACCGACCGCATCTTCCGTGCCCCCGGCGTCTTCGAGGGCGCGGTGGTGGACTTCATCGCCCCCGCGCACTTCGCCGTTTTCAACCTCGCCGACTCCGCGATCGTCTGCGGTGGCTTCCTGATCGTGATCCTTTCCTTCAAGGGCCTGGACCCCGACGGCACCGTGCACAAGGACTGA
- a CDS encoding TraR/DksA family transcriptional regulator produces MVAKKTAAKKTASAGSTGAAAVDPGGDAGVETVPEAGATKAAVKETVVKKAVAKKTAARKTAADMKAAPAEHADAGHEAPLKKAPAKKSAAKKASKKAADAAKGAAEAARKTGAHTVVAKKSAARTRTAGTGATSASPAGGVTTTAPGELAVRPGEDPWTPEEVAEARAELSSETMRLRSELEAASAALAGLMRDSGDGAGDDDADTGTKNITREHEMSLAANAQEMLDQTERALARLDAGTYGLCEICGNPIGKARMQAFPRATLCVEDKQKQERRG; encoded by the coding sequence ATGGTGGCGAAGAAGACCGCCGCAAAGAAGACGGCGTCGGCCGGATCCACGGGCGCGGCGGCCGTGGATCCGGGCGGCGACGCCGGCGTGGAGACCGTCCCGGAGGCCGGTGCGACGAAGGCCGCCGTGAAGGAGACTGTCGTGAAGAAGGCCGTGGCGAAGAAGACCGCGGCCAGGAAGACCGCGGCCGATATGAAGGCGGCGCCCGCCGAGCATGCGGATGCCGGGCACGAGGCGCCGCTCAAGAAGGCACCTGCGAAGAAGAGTGCGGCCAAGAAGGCCTCGAAGAAGGCCGCCGACGCGGCCAAGGGGGCGGCCGAGGCCGCCAGGAAGACGGGAGCCCACACGGTGGTAGCCAAGAAGAGCGCGGCCCGGACCCGCACGGCCGGCACGGGCGCGACGTCCGCGTCTCCCGCCGGTGGGGTCACCACGACAGCCCCCGGCGAACTGGCGGTCCGGCCGGGCGAGGACCCCTGGACCCCGGAGGAGGTCGCCGAGGCGCGGGCCGAGCTGAGCAGCGAGACCATGCGGCTGCGCAGTGAGCTGGAGGCCGCGAGTGCCGCGCTCGCCGGACTGATGCGCGACTCCGGCGACGGTGCGGGTGACGACGACGCGGACACCGGCACCAAGAACATCACCCGCGAGCACGAGATGTCGCTCGCCGCCAACGCCCAGGAGATGCTGGACCAGACCGAGCGGGCCCTGGCCCGGCTCGACGCCGGGACGTACGGACTGTGCGAGATCTGCGGCAATCCGATCGGCAAGGCGCGGATGCAGGCGTTCCCGCGTGCCACGCTCTGCGTCGAGGACAAACAGAAGCAGGAGCGACGCGGCTGA
- the ileS gene encoding isoleucine--tRNA ligase, whose amino-acid sequence MTSPQYRQVPAQVDLPALEHAVLDFWRDSKVFAKSLEQSEGRPEWVFYEGPPTANGMPGAHHIEARVFKDVFPRFRTMQGYHVGRKAGWDCHGLPVELAVEKELGFNGKKDIEAYGIAEFNAKCRESVTRHTDAFTELTTRMGYWVDLDDAYRTMDPEYVESVWWSLKEIFNKGLLVQDHRVAPWCPRCGTGLSDHELAQGYETVVDPSVFVRFPLTSGPLAGEASLLVWTTTPWTLVSNTAVAAHPDVTYVVATDGEEKLVVAQPLVEKALGEGWETTGETFTGREMERWTYERPFTLVDFPAEAHYVVNAEYVTTEDGTGLVHQSPAFGADDLVVCRSYGLPVVNPVRPDGTFEEDLPLVGGVFFKKADEALTEDLAARGKLFRHVPYEHSYPHCWRCHTALLYYAQPSWYIRTTAIKDRLLQENEKTNWFPDSVKNGRFGDWLNNNVDWALSRNRYWGTPLPIWRCEDGHPTCVGSRAELGELTGTDLSGLDPHRPFIDEITFTCSHENCQLEAYRVPEVIDAWYDSGSMPFAQWGYPYKNKELFESRYPAQFISEAIDQTRGWFYTLMAVGTLVFDKSSYENVVCLGHILAEDGRKMSKHLGNILQPIPLMDQHGADAVRWFMAAGGSPWAARRVGHNTIQEVVRKTLLTYWNTVAFQALYARTSDWAPSAADPAPADRTVLDRWLLSELNALVDQVTQALEGYDTQRAGKLLSAFVDDLSNWYVRRSRRRFWQGDKAALRTLHEVVETVTRLMAPLTPFITERVWQDLVVPVTPDAPESVHLSTWPKADLAAIDPTLSTQMALVRRLVELGRATRAESGVKTRQPLSRALVAAAGFEALSPELHAQITEELNVSSLASLSEVGGSLVDTTAKANFRALGKRFGKGVQAVAKAVANADAAALSLALREGTASVEVDGETVTLSPDEVIITETPREGWSVASDSGATVALDLEITPELRRAGLARDAIRLIQEARKNSGLDVADRIAVRWTSASPATVEALTEHATLIADEVLALDYAQGEADTSYGEPFEDEGLSLTFRLRKTEQ is encoded by the coding sequence ATGACATCGCCGCAGTACCGCCAGGTACCCGCCCAGGTCGACCTGCCCGCGCTGGAGCACGCCGTGCTCGATTTCTGGCGCGACAGCAAGGTCTTCGCCAAGAGCCTCGAACAGTCCGAGGGCCGCCCCGAGTGGGTCTTCTACGAGGGCCCGCCCACCGCCAACGGTATGCCCGGCGCCCACCACATCGAGGCCCGCGTCTTCAAGGACGTCTTCCCCCGCTTCCGGACCATGCAGGGCTACCACGTCGGCCGCAAGGCCGGCTGGGACTGCCACGGACTGCCGGTCGAGCTCGCGGTCGAGAAGGAGCTGGGCTTCAACGGCAAGAAGGACATCGAGGCGTACGGCATCGCCGAGTTCAACGCCAAGTGCCGCGAGTCCGTGACCCGCCACACGGACGCGTTCACCGAGCTCACGACCCGCATGGGCTACTGGGTCGACCTCGACGACGCGTACCGCACGATGGACCCCGAGTACGTCGAGTCGGTGTGGTGGTCGCTGAAGGAGATCTTCAACAAGGGCCTCCTGGTCCAGGACCACCGCGTCGCCCCCTGGTGCCCCCGCTGCGGCACCGGTCTCTCCGACCACGAGCTGGCACAGGGTTACGAGACGGTCGTCGACCCCTCGGTCTTCGTCCGCTTCCCCCTCACCTCCGGCCCGCTGGCCGGCGAAGCCTCGCTCCTCGTCTGGACGACCACCCCCTGGACCCTGGTCTCCAACACCGCCGTCGCCGCGCACCCCGACGTCACGTACGTCGTCGCGACCGATGGCGAGGAGAAGCTCGTCGTCGCGCAGCCGCTCGTCGAGAAGGCGCTGGGCGAGGGCTGGGAGACCACCGGTGAGACCTTCACCGGCCGCGAGATGGAGCGCTGGACCTACGAGCGCCCCTTCACCCTGGTGGACTTCCCGGCCGAGGCGCACTACGTGGTCAACGCCGAGTACGTGACGACCGAGGACGGTACGGGTCTGGTCCACCAGTCCCCCGCCTTCGGCGCCGACGACCTCGTCGTCTGCCGCTCCTACGGCCTCCCGGTCGTCAACCCGGTCCGCCCCGACGGCACCTTCGAGGAGGACCTGCCGCTGGTCGGCGGTGTCTTCTTCAAGAAGGCCGACGAGGCGCTCACCGAGGACCTGGCCGCCCGCGGCAAGCTCTTCCGGCACGTCCCGTACGAGCACAGCTACCCGCACTGCTGGCGCTGCCACACCGCGCTGCTCTACTACGCGCAGCCGTCCTGGTACATCCGTACGACCGCCATCAAGGACCGGCTGCTCCAGGAGAACGAGAAGACCAACTGGTTCCCGGACTCCGTCAAGAACGGCCGCTTCGGCGACTGGCTGAACAACAACGTCGACTGGGCGCTCTCCCGCAACCGCTACTGGGGCACCCCGCTGCCGATCTGGCGCTGCGAGGACGGCCACCCCACCTGCGTGGGCTCCCGCGCCGAGCTCGGCGAGCTCACCGGCACCGACCTCTCGGGCCTCGACCCGCATCGCCCGTTCATCGACGAGATCACGTTCACCTGCTCGCACGAGAACTGCCAGCTGGAGGCGTACCGCGTCCCCGAGGTCATCGACGCCTGGTACGACTCGGGTTCGATGCCGTTCGCGCAGTGGGGCTACCCGTACAAGAACAAGGAACTCTTCGAGAGCCGTTACCCGGCGCAGTTCATCTCGGAGGCCATCGACCAGACCCGCGGCTGGTTCTACACGCTGATGGCGGTCGGCACCCTGGTCTTCGACAAGTCGTCCTACGAGAACGTGGTCTGCCTGGGCCACATCCTCGCCGAGGACGGCCGCAAGATGTCCAAGCACCTCGGCAACATCCTTCAACCCATCCCCCTCATGGACCAGCACGGCGCGGACGCGGTGCGCTGGTTCATGGCGGCGGGCGGCTCCCCGTGGGCGGCGCGCCGCGTCGGCCACAACACGATCCAGGAGGTCGTCCGCAAGACCCTCCTGACGTACTGGAACACGGTCGCCTTCCAGGCCCTGTACGCCCGTACGTCGGACTGGGCCCCCTCCGCGGCCGACCCGGCCCCGGCGGACCGCACGGTCCTGGACCGCTGGCTGCTGAGCGAGCTGAACGCGCTGGTGGACCAGGTCACGCAGGCCCTGGAGGGCTACGACACCCAGCGCGCCGGCAAGCTGCTGTCCGCCTTCGTGGACGACCTGTCCAACTGGTACGTACGCCGCTCGCGCCGCCGCTTCTGGCAGGGCGACAAGGCGGCGCTGCGCACCCTGCACGAGGTCGTCGAGACGGTGACCCGGCTGATGGCCCCGCTCACCCCGTTCATCACCGAGCGGGTCTGGCAGGACCTGGTCGTCCCGGTCACGCCGGACGCCCCCGAGTCTGTCCACCTCTCCACCTGGCCGAAGGCGGACCTGGCGGCGATCGACCCCACCCTCTCCACGCAGATGGCGCTGGTCCGCCGCCTGGTCGAGCTGGGCCGGGCCACCCGCGCCGAGTCCGGTGTGAAGACCCGTCAGCCGCTGTCCCGGGCCCTGGTCGCGGCGGCCGGCTTCGAGGCGCTCTCCCCCGAGCTGCACGCCCAGATCACCGAGGAGCTGAACGTCTCCTCGCTGGCCTCGCTCTCGGAGGTCGGCGGCTCACTGGTCGACACGACCGCGAAGGCCAACTTCCGGGCGCTCGGCAAGCGGTTCGGCAAGGGCGTCCAGGCGGTGGCCAAGGCGGTCGCGAACGCCGATGCGGCGGCCCTCTCGCTGGCCCTGCGCGAGGGCACGGCATCGGTCGAGGTGGACGGCGAGACCGTCACCCTCTCCCCCGACGAGGTGATCATCACCGAGACCCCGCGCGAGGGCTGGTCGGTCGCGTCCGACTCGGGCGCGACGGTCGCCCTGGACCTGGAGATCACCCCGGAGCTGCGGCGCGCGGGCCTCGCCCGTGACGCGATCCGCCTCATCCAGGAGGCCCGCAAGAACAGCGGCCTGGACGTCGCCGACCGCATCGCCGTCCGCTGGACGTCGGCCTCCCCCGCCACGGTGGAAGCCCTGACCGAACACGCCACCCTGATCGCGGACGAGGTCCTGGCCCTGGACTACGCCCAGGGCGAGGCGGACACGTCGTACGGCGAGCCCTTCGAGGACGAGGGCCTGTCGCTGACGTTCCGCCTCCGCAAGACGGAGCAGTAA
- a CDS encoding DivIVA domain-containing protein has translation MPLTPEDVRNKQFTTVRLREGYDEDEVDAFLDEVESELTRLLRENEDLRAKLAAATRAAAQNQQQGMRKPEPQDRPGAPVPAAISGPPVQQQPPQMGPPQLPGGAPQLPAGPSGHGPGPQGQHGPGPQGPHGPGPMQGGPMGGPMGGPMGGHAPQQQMQQMQQPQMQQPVQGPGGDSAARVLSLAQQTADQAIAEARSEANKIVGEARSRAEGLERDARAKADALERDAQEKHRVAMGSLESARATLERKVEDLRGFEREYRTRLKSYLESQLRQLETQADDSLAPPRTPATASLPPSPSLAPAGAGAMGHTMGGNHGNQQMGGNPSMGGAPSYGGQQQMSPAMTQPMAPVRPQAPQPMQQAPSPMRGFLIDEDDN, from the coding sequence ATGCCGCTGACTCCTGAGGACGTGCGGAACAAGCAGTTCACGACCGTCCGCCTCCGAGAAGGCTATGACGAGGACGAGGTCGATGCCTTCCTCGACGAGGTCGAGTCCGAGCTGACCCGCCTGCTCCGTGAGAACGAGGATCTGCGCGCGAAGCTGGCCGCTGCCACGCGTGCCGCCGCGCAGAACCAGCAGCAGGGCATGCGCAAGCCGGAGCCGCAGGACCGGCCCGGGGCACCTGTGCCCGCCGCCATATCGGGTCCGCCGGTCCAGCAGCAGCCCCCGCAGATGGGTCCGCCCCAGCTGCCCGGTGGTGCTCCGCAGCTGCCCGCCGGTCCCAGCGGTCACGGCCCCGGTCCCCAGGGCCAGCACGGCCCCGGTCCGCAGGGCCCGCACGGCCCCGGTCCGATGCAGGGCGGTCCCATGGGTGGCCCGATGGGCGGCCCCATGGGCGGTCACGCCCCGCAGCAGCAGATGCAGCAGATGCAGCAGCCGCAGATGCAGCAGCCCGTTCAGGGACCCGGTGGCGACAGCGCCGCCCGTGTCCTCTCGCTCGCGCAGCAGACCGCCGACCAGGCGATCGCGGAGGCCCGTTCCGAGGCCAACAAGATCGTCGGCGAGGCGCGCAGCCGTGCCGAGGGCCTGGAGCGGGACGCCCGTGCCAAGGCGGATGCCCTGGAGCGGGACGCGCAGGAGAAGCACCGCGTGGCGATGGGCTCGCTGGAGTCGGCCCGCGCGACGCTGGAGCGCAAGGTCGAGGACCTGCGCGGCTTCGAGCGTGAGTACCGGACCCGCCTGAAGTCCTACCTGGAGAGCCAGCTGCGTCAGCTGGAGACCCAGGCGGACGACTCGCTGGCCCCGCCGCGGACCCCGGCGACCGCTTCGCTGCCGCCGTCGCCTTCGCTGGCTCCGGCCGGTGCGGGTGCCATGGGCCACACCATGGGCGGCAACCACGGCAACCAGCAGATGGGCGGCAACCCGTCCATGGGCGGTGCGCCCTCGTACGGTGGCCAGCAGCAGATGTCGCCGGCGATGACCCAGCCGATGGCGCCGGTGCGGCCGCAGGCGCCGCAGCCGATGCAGCAGGCTCCTTCGCCGATGCGTGGATTCCTGATCGACGAGGACGACAACTGA
- a CDS encoding YggT family protein has product MGVALQVVYVALMCFLIVLIFRLVMDYVFQFARSWQPGKPMVVILEATYTVTDPPLKLLRRFIPPLRLGGVALDLSFFVLMIIVSILIRIVISL; this is encoded by the coding sequence ATGGGCGTCGCACTGCAAGTTGTCTATGTCGCGCTGATGTGTTTCCTCATCGTGCTGATCTTCCGGCTGGTCATGGACTACGTCTTCCAGTTCGCGCGTTCATGGCAGCCCGGCAAGCCGATGGTGGTCATACTTGAGGCCACCTACACTGTCACCGATCCACCGCTCAAGCTTCTGCGGCGGTTCATCCCGCCGCTGCGTCTCGGGGGCGTGGCACTCGACCTGTCCTTCTTCGTTCTGATGATCATCGTCTCCATCCTGATCAGGATCGTGATCAGCCTGTGA
- a CDS encoding cell division protein SepF produces MAGAMRKMAVYLGLVEDDGYDGPGFDPDDEFEPEPEPERDRRRHQPAHQVERDRERDEPVRVVQPPAQREPVQIPAERERPARIAPVASITPERPNMEKNAPVIMPKVVSEREPYRITTLHPRTYNEARTIGEHFREGTPVIMNLTEMDDTDAKRLVDFAAGLVFGLHGSIERVTQKVFLLSPANVDVTAEDKARIAEGGFFNQS; encoded by the coding sequence ATGGCCGGCGCGATGCGCAAGATGGCGGTCTACCTCGGCCTCGTGGAGGACGATGGGTACGACGGTCCGGGGTTCGACCCCGACGACGAATTCGAACCCGAGCCGGAGCCCGAGCGCGACCGGCGGCGGCACCAGCCCGCGCATCAGGTGGAGCGGGACCGGGAACGGGACGAACCGGTACGAGTGGTGCAGCCTCCCGCGCAACGGGAGCCGGTTCAGATCCCGGCGGAAAGAGAGCGACCCGCCCGGATCGCCCCCGTGGCATCCATCACACCTGAACGCCCGAACATGGAGAAGAACGCACCGGTGATCATGCCCAAGGTCGTGTCCGAGCGGGAGCCCTACCGCATCACCACGCTGCACCCCAGGACCTACAACGAGGCCCGTACCATCGGGGAACACTTCCGTGAGGGCACTCCGGTGATCATGAACCTCACGGAGATGGACGATACGGATGCAAAGCGACTTGTCGACTTTGCTGCAGGACTCGTCTTCGGTCTCCATGGCAGCATTGAGCGCGTGACGCAGAAGGTGTTCCTGTTGTCGCCTGCTAACGTCGATGTCACGGCGGAGGACAAGGCCCGTATCGCTGAGGGCGGATTCTTCAACCAGAGCTGA
- a CDS encoding YggS family pyridoxal phosphate-dependent enzyme, whose protein sequence is MTDRKAQLAENLARVEERIVSACVAAGRKREEVTLIVVTKTYPASDVRILHELGVRHVAENRDQDAAPKAAECADLSLTWHFVGQLQTNKVRSVASYADVVQSVDRARLVTALSAAAEREGRELGCLIQVALDAESGERGDRGGVAPDGIEELAAAVDSAPGLRLGGLMTVAPLAGPYAGRQRAAFDRLMEFSSRLRGNHPAANMVSAGMSADLEDAVAAGATHVRVGTAVLGVRPGLG, encoded by the coding sequence ATGACGGACCGTAAGGCTCAACTCGCCGAAAATCTGGCGCGGGTGGAGGAACGCATTGTTTCCGCCTGTGTCGCCGCCGGTCGCAAGCGGGAAGAAGTGACCCTCATCGTGGTCACCAAGACCTATCCCGCGAGCGATGTGCGGATTCTGCACGAACTGGGTGTGCGTCATGTCGCGGAGAATCGTGACCAGGACGCCGCCCCCAAAGCAGCCGAATGTGCGGATCTGTCGCTCACATGGCACTTCGTCGGTCAATTGCAGACGAATAAGGTTCGTTCTGTGGCGAGTTATGCCGATGTCGTGCAGTCGGTGGACCGGGCCAGACTGGTCACGGCCCTCTCGGCGGCCGCCGAGCGCGAAGGGCGCGAACTCGGCTGTCTCATCCAGGTGGCGCTCGACGCGGAGAGCGGCGAGCGGGGCGACCGGGGCGGCGTCGCGCCGGACGGGATCGAGGAGTTGGCCGCCGCGGTCGATTCCGCGCCGGGGCTGCGGCTCGGCGGTCTGATGACCGTCGCACCGCTCGCCGGACCGTACGCGGGACGGCAACGGGCCGCCTTCGACCGGCTGATGGAATTCTCATCCCGCCTGCGCGGGAACCATCCGGCTGCGAACATGGTCTCTGCAGGGATGAGCGCGGACCTCGAGGACGCGGTCGCGGCCGGAGCGACACATGTGCGCGTCGGTACGGCGGTACTCGGAGTCCGACCCGGGCTCGGGTAA
- the pgeF gene encoding peptidoglycan editing factor PgeF: MIARHHARSSAGGAHFAFTDRWGGVSAAPYEELNLGGAVGDDPAAVLANRDRAARDLGLDPVQVVWMNQVHGRDVAVVDGPWGDASEIPAVDAVVTARRGLPLAVLTADCTPVLLADPVAGIAAAAHAGRPGLVAGVVPAVVEAMVGLGADTSRIIARTGPAVCGRCYEVPADMRADVARSVPAAWSETSWGTPAVDVTAGVHAQLEALGVEDRQASSVCTLESSDHFSYRRDRTTGRLAGYVWLD, encoded by the coding sequence GTGATAGCTCGGCACCACGCACGGTCCTCGGCGGGCGGCGCCCACTTCGCCTTCACCGACAGGTGGGGCGGAGTGAGCGCCGCTCCGTACGAGGAGCTCAACCTCGGCGGCGCGGTCGGAGACGACCCCGCCGCCGTTCTGGCCAATCGCGACCGCGCCGCCCGGGATCTCGGTCTTGACCCGGTGCAGGTCGTCTGGATGAACCAGGTGCACGGGCGGGACGTCGCGGTCGTCGACGGGCCGTGGGGAGACGCTTCGGAAATCCCCGCGGTGGACGCGGTGGTGACCGCGCGGCGCGGGCTCCCGCTCGCCGTGCTCACCGCCGACTGCACCCCCGTACTGCTCGCCGACCCGGTCGCCGGGATCGCGGCGGCGGCGCACGCGGGCCGTCCCGGCCTGGTCGCCGGGGTCGTCCCCGCCGTGGTCGAGGCCATGGTCGGGCTCGGCGCCGACACTTCCCGGATCATCGCCCGCACCGGGCCGGCGGTCTGCGGACGGTGCTACGAGGTCCCGGCCGACATGCGCGCCGACGTCGCGCGGAGCGTTCCGGCCGCCTGGTCCGAGACCAGCTGGGGCACTCCGGCCGTGGATGTCACCGCCGGGGTCCATGCCCAGCTCGAAGCGCTCGGGGTCGAGGACCGGCAGGCATCGTCGGTCTGCACCCTCGAATCGAGTGACCACTTCTCGTACCGCCGCGACCGCACCACCGGGCGGCTCGCCGGATATGTCTGGTTGGACTGA
- the ftsZ gene encoding cell division protein FtsZ, translated as MAAPQNYLAVIKVIGVGGGGVNAINRMIEVGLKGVEFIAINTDAQALLMSDADVKLDVGRELTRGLGAGANPAVGRKAAEDHREEIEEVLKGADMVFVTAGEGGGTGTGGAPVVANIARSLGALTIGVVTRPFTFEGRRRANQAEDGIAELREEVDTLIVIPNDRLLSISDRQVSVLDAFKSADQVLLSGVQGITDLITTPGLINLDFADVKSVMSEAGSALMGIGSARGDDRAVAAAEMAISSPLLEASIDGARGVLLSISGGSDLGLFEINEAAQLVSEAAHPEANIIFGAVIDDALGDEVRVTVIAAGFDGGQPPARRENVLGANSAKRDEPVAPVRTPEPVRQTGGLGSVPTREEPPVQAEPVSVASETHLPPVTPHVPPARPYQDSQAEELDVPDFLK; from the coding sequence GTGGCAGCACCGCAGAACTACCTCGCAGTCATCAAGGTCATCGGTGTCGGCGGCGGTGGTGTCAATGCCATCAACCGAATGATCGAGGTCGGTCTCAAGGGCGTCGAGTTCATCGCGATCAACACTGATGCGCAAGCCCTGTTGATGAGCGACGCCGACGTCAAGCTCGACGTCGGCCGCGAACTCACCCGCGGCCTTGGCGCCGGCGCCAACCCGGCAGTCGGTCGCAAGGCGGCAGAGGACCACCGTGAGGAGATCGAGGAGGTCCTCAAGGGGGCCGACATGGTCTTCGTAACCGCCGGAGAAGGCGGCGGCACCGGCACCGGCGGCGCACCCGTCGTCGCCAACATTGCGCGCTCGCTCGGCGCCCTGACGATCGGCGTGGTCACCCGCCCGTTCACCTTCGAGGGCCGGCGACGCGCGAACCAGGCGGAGGACGGCATCGCCGAACTCCGCGAAGAGGTCGACACCCTCATCGTCATTCCCAACGACCGGCTGCTGTCCATCTCGGACCGCCAGGTCAGCGTGCTCGACGCGTTCAAGTCGGCCGACCAGGTGCTGCTCTCGGGTGTCCAGGGCATCACCGACCTCATCACCACCCCGGGTCTGATCAACCTCGACTTCGCCGACGTCAAGTCGGTCATGTCCGAGGCCGGATCGGCACTCATGGGCATCGGATCGGCCCGTGGCGACGACCGCGCGGTGGCCGCCGCGGAGATGGCGATCTCCTCGCCGCTCCTGGAGGCGTCCATCGACGGCGCCCGCGGTGTCCTGCTCTCCATCTCCGGCGGCAGCGACCTCGGTCTCTTCGAGATCAACGAGGCCGCCCAGCTGGTGAGCGAGGCGGCGCACCCCGAGGCGAACATCATCTTCGGTGCGGTCATCGATGACGCGCTGGGCGACGAGGTACGCGTCACCGTGATCGCCGCGGGCTTCGACGGCGGACAGCCGCCGGCCCGCCGCGAGAACGTCCTGGGCGCGAACTCCGCCAAGCGCGACGAGCCCGTCGCGCCGGTCCGGACCCCCGAGCCGGTGCGTCAGACCGGTGGACTGGGCTCCGTGCCCACCCGTGAGGAGCCGCCGGTCCAGGCGGAGCCCGTATCGGTGGCGAGCGAGACTCACCTGCCGCCGGTCACTCCGCACGTCCCGCCGGCCCGTCCCTACCAGGACTCCCAGGCCGAAGAGCTGGATGTCCCGGACTTCTTGAAGTGA